The DNA region TTTGGTTAAAACGTTCAAATTGCAGCCCTGACTCTTGCCCTGGCGAAGGGGGCTAGCTACCTGCTGTTGGTCACAGCTGTGGCCTCAGAAGCCACAAAGGAAACTGGCTAAGGAGCATCCgaggtgggagcaggggagagaggggcctggcatCCACCCCTCCCGGCTGCCTCCGCTGCTGCTTCCAGCATCTGGATGGAATGGTGTTAAAACCCAGCTGTCATTCATCCAGGTGTCTGCCTGGCAGGCACAGGAATATGGAAGTGGGGGCTGTGGCTCCACTCTGAGGAGAGGTGTGAGGAAGGAAAGGAGCACCCCACTTTCATCTGGGTCCCAGCCCTGGCATCTACCTCACCCCCTCCTTTGCCCTTAAAATAACCCTCCTGTCTTTCCACAAAGCCAGTTCCTTCCTTTGCCCAACAGCAGACCTTAGCATTGGGTGCCCAGAAGTtctgtctaaaaaaaaaaggaaatcaggcTCCCACTAATTCAGAATTCAAACAATCCAAAAACTAAAATGACCCCAATTTTTCCTATGTTGCACAGTGCTCGTTGAGCTTTATAATTTTGTCCCTGAGACACCCCAGAGTCCTTAAGTGCCTGTGGCCCATCCAAGTAAGGCTCATTTATGTTCAGTCTAGTTTGTATTAAATGTGTTTTGTGCTATTctgattcctttaaaaatggTAATTCATTCATGAGACATACGATAACTATTAACCAGGCTGCCCCATTCCTGAACCATTTTGCATAATTGAACATGTATTCTATCAGgctcttccttctccccaggggcagagagagagagagagacatggacCTTTACACACCCGCCGGGCTCTCACCCAGGCCAGTGGGGAGAATGCAGGTTTCGTCTTGTTTTCTCCTCAGGTCACCTGTCTGGCGACAAGGTGGAGTCCTCGAGAGGCTCTGAGGCCTAAGGTCCCAGGTTCAGATTTAcatactggctgtgtgaccttgggcaagctgcttCCTCTCTTTGAACCAGCTTCCTCATGACATTTTATGTGGTAAAGAATAAGCACATCCAGCCTGCCTGGGACAGTGTCTCACATACAGGAAATACTCAAGCGATCAAATCCTTTCCTCACCACAGTTGGAAAAGCTGAGAATGTGGTTCTTTCTTGGAGAAcactctttcctcctctttcgGTTTAGAGAAACAAGATCTCTGAAAGGGTTAGTAAACAAGGGCCTTCCTCAGATCCTTAAATCAGAAACATAGGCATTGAAATCACAGGATTCCTGTTTATCCTAGCAGAAGCTCTCTAGGATCTGgaagcagggctgtgttcctgggAGCCCCGGGCAGGGGCCCACTGGACGCAGGGCATTGGTAGAGGTGGAGCCACCCTGGGCTGCATTTTCTCCAGCAGTGCTGAAATTACAGTGCAGAAGCgaaggtgggaggggcagggaaggggtgCTCTAAGGctttggaaaagataaaaaagagaaggTGACTAGAACTGGAAGTGAGATCCCTTCCATGCTGGACACCGTGAGTCTGCTCCATCCAGGGAGAAATGCTTCTTCATACCTTGGTCGGAGAGACAGTGCAAGGCTCCCAATAGCCTGATGAAAACTATGGGGTTGGATTGTGGTACCAAGACAGGAATGACTTTGCCACCTTGAAACATAGGTCTTGCCAGCTCCTACATCCTCTCAGTCTCCATTCTGTGTGAGTAGACGGTGGCATGGTCAAAGATAGAAATTCTCACTGCCCTTAGGAAAATCTGATTAGGAAGCAGGGTTATGATCTGAGAGTATTCAATGGGGGAAAGCCTCGCCTTAGAAGGAAACTTTACTAAGACAGGCTGTAGTCCTGTAATCACCAGATCTGCAGTCTCCAAGTCAATGCAGCCCATGCACTGCCTGTAGCAGAATCTTCCAGAGAGGGAGTTGAAAATGCAGAATTCCTGGGTTTCACCTATGAGCTAGCAAATGAGAACTTCTTGGGGAAAGAACACGGGGATCCGCAGCCAATTCTTACACATGTTCAAGTTCGAGACCCACCGCTCTTCAGCATCGCTTTCTTCGGAGTTGTAGAAAGTTCTCAGAATCAAAGAGATGGCCTTCCTCTTACTACTCCGCGTATCTTCTGGGGAAACCGGGGAAGGCTTCTATTTCTCAATTTGTGGCTTTGGGGGAATGCTGTGACAAGGTTGGGGGGGACCTCCTTTGGACCAAAGGCCTGGGTGCTGAAGGTAAAGAGTGCCCTTCCTCTGACCTCATTTCTCTCTCCCTGCAGCCCCACCAGCTACTGGAAGTCCCTTGCCCCTGACCGTTCAGACGATGAGCATGACCTTCTCGACGGCACCTCCAGGGCCCGATACTCCCACAACTATCTGAGTGACAGTGACACAGAGGCCAAGCAAACAGAAACCAACGCATAGCCCAGGAGAGTGGTGTGGACCCCTCCCACCCACCGCCGCCTGCTGCCACGGGCGCCTCTCTCGTGGGGCACGGGTCTCCCCCATCTGACTGCAGATCTGCACGGGACACCCCCGACCCTCCTcggtctgggggcttcccaggctggGGGTATCTGACATCTCCACGTGGAAGAGTGGAGGGAAGAGCAATTCTGAAAAGAGAACTTTCTGCTCCTGCCTTGGGCCACCGTGGGTGGCAGGTGGCTTGGCACCACACGGAGCCAGCAGGTTGACCTCCATGTCAGCGCCCTGCTCAGGGACGGTGGACAGATTGCCTACTGGGACATTCTCGGGTTGCTGGGTCCATGGGGTGGAGTCTGGGGCAGGAAACAGCAATTCCTTCCCCCTTGGCTTGGGGCGAGGGCTTTCTCTTCTCAGTGCCTGCTgtctatttactttttttaatttaaacaccCAACCTCTCCATCGCAGCTGTATCCCTGAGAGTGGGAGGGGGGCTGCCGCGGCAGCTGGCCCGCCTCCCCACACCGGGAATGACTAGAGGAATCTCAGCTTCATCTTCACTCTTCAGAGAGCAGGCCTTTCTCTGTGCAGCTGGAGAGACTGGTGAGCAGAGCTGGGTCCAGCTTCTTAAGAGTCCGAGTGGGGAGGGACTCTCAGGTGCTTCTGGGTTCAAGCTGAGCAAGCCTACACAGACAGGGGTGTGGATGTACCAGCAGGAActtccagcccccacccctcttTGTCTTATTCGTGTGTTACGTGCAATGACCTATTTAAGAGTAAACCCGCTCCACCTACGCCAATTCGGGGCTTATCCAAgcactgcctccctccccctcagTCCAAGTTGCCTGGATCACAAGCTCAACTTGAGAGGGAAGGCCTTGGGTGGAGGGCTTGTGTCTGGGGAAACTGAAGATGGAGGCTTTGGTCAGTACTAATATGTATCAGACACAAGTCCTCACCCTGAGACCTGAGCCTGAGTCATTTTTCTTCTAATCGCCCTGCCCACACACATTTATCCAAGACATGACAACATGGGGACTGACAGTCCCagtcccccccgccccctgcaaaAGATCATCCCACCAATACCTCCAGACTTGGGGGCCCAAGGGCAGTGCCTGGTGCCGCTCCCATCTGCTGTCCCCCTCTTCTCTCCTGCAATTGGTTTGTACTCATTGGGCTGTGCTCTCCTCCCCGTTTACCTGATGTATGGAAATAAACGTCCTTTTTCTCCTGGCACTGCCAGTTTTCCTTCCTGTTCCTTCAGGCTCAGTAAAGTGCAGGGTCGGCACATGGGAGCAGAGCGAGGCTGCTGCTGAGGACCTGGGGGAGTCACCCTGGCCTCTGACCCGCTGCCGTGTCAGACCAGTGCCACTCAGAGAGCCTTGGCAGGTCATCTGGAGCAGGCAGAGGCAGTGGGTGAGAGAACTGGTCAAGAAACACATAAACCTCCCTTCTGCTTTAAAAGCCTGAGGGTTGTAATTCAGGCTGGCAGAGCCGTCTAGGTCTTGTCCTACCCTGGCCTCTACTTGGGTATGTTGAGGTTACTCTGATTGTTAAATCTTGCCAATTACAGAAATGCTGTCCTTTTTTAAGGATGCAAACGtttatcaggttttttttaaactttattatttttggctgtgctgggtcttcgttgctgtgctcaggttttctctagttgtggcgagtggcggctagctactctccagttggggtgctcaggcttctcattgcagtggcttctgtttcggagcatgggttctagagcacacaggcttcagtagttatggcacacaggcttagttcccccacagcatgtggaatctttccagaccagggattgaactctgtcccctgcattggcaggcagattcttaaccactagaccaccagggaagtcccaaagatgACTTTCTGATCAATACTTGGCAGAACTCTCTCTGACCTCCAATCCCATGGGCCACAGGGCAGTTTGAATAGGCTGGGTATGCTGGCTTCACCCTGctcaatctctgccttcatgtcCCAGTCCACACTTGGTCCCCTCCCTGACAGCTGAGAGGCAGCTCATGCAAAAGGGCAAGAAACAAatgaccctcctcctcctctaccTCTTGTAATATGACCAGTGATAATCCCTGCATGCATGAAGTATTTACAGCTGGTCAAACAGACTCCCCTGGTTTGGACAAGTAGGCAAGAAAGGGTATCAGACAGGCCTACTGCTGATGTCAGGCATCTAGAAAGGGgcgagaaagggaaagagggaggggggtAGTCATCCCCAAAATGAATGGGAATGAAGTGTGATGTGGCTCTATCTTGAATGAAAGAAACTGCCCTGAAGGTTGAATACAGAAGGCAGTAGAAGTGAAGTTACCGGGTTGTTTTTTTAACTGCTGACTCTTCATGTTCAGTTCTGTCATTCACATCTTTTACTCCTGCTTTCAGCTAGTTTGGTgcattttttcttccaaggaactagTGTGACAAAAGTCGCTGCCACCTACAGGCAAGATCCCAACTCTGCTCACCCACACTGACTCGGGCctctgattattattttttttttttcatttatttttattagttggagggtaattactttataatattgtagtggtttttgtcatacattgacatgaattagccatggatttacatgtattccccatcccgatcccccctcctacctccctctctacccgatccctctgggtcttctcagtggaccaggtccgagcacttgtctcatgcatccaacctgggctggtgatctgtttcaccctagataatatacacgtttcgatgctgttctcttgaaacatcccaccctcgccttctcccacagagtccaagagtctgttctgtacatctgtgtctctttttctgttttgcatatagggttatcattaccatctttctaaattccatatatatgtgttagtatactgtaatggtctttatctttctggcttacttcactctgtataatggtctccagtttcatccatctcattagaactgattcaaatgaattctttttaatggctgagtaatattccatggtgtatatgtaccacagcttccttatccattcgtctgctgatgggcatctaggttgcttccatgtcctggctattataaacagtgctgcgatgaacactggggtgcacgtgtcggACCTCTAATTATTGAGAGAAAGTCCCAGCATCAACCTCTGATAGCCTGGCCTGGGGCAGATGGATCTGTTCAAATCAGAAAATATGTATTATTCAtctgctcattcattcaacagtcaAATATTTCATCACTGTCTGGCTGTCGTATggacactgttctaagtgctgggGTGAGATGAGGTCCTGCCTGCATGAAGTGGATATTCCAGTAGAGGAGTTAGGTACAGAAAATATGTACCACCCCTCCTAATATGTACAAGCTTTGGGTGAgtatggtaaagcgtctgcccacaatgtgggagacccaggtttgatccctgggtcaggaagatcccctggagaaggaaatggcagcccacttcagtactcttgcctggaaaatcctatggacggagaagcctggtagactacagtccatgggatcaaaaagagttggacacaagtgagtgacttcactttccttttccttttgggtGAGTAGAGAGGAGTAAAACATAGTGTTTGTCCTCCAGGGACTCATGGATTAGGGCTAGGGCAGACCCCTTTGGAAATAATCACATGAGACATAAAAGGACAAAGAATTTGCTTTGGGCATGTTATAAGAGGAGACACTGTCACTGAGAGAGGAGGGTCAGGAACGGGGAAGGCTTCTAAAAGGAGCTGGTATTTTTGAGCTGGTACTTGAATAAAGGAttatacttcccaggtggcactagtggtaaagaacctgcccaccaatgcaggggttgtaaaagatgcaggttcgatccctggaggagggcacagcaccccactccagtattcttgcctggagaatcccatggacacaggagcctggcaggctacagtccatagggtcgccaagagttaggcacaactaaagcaacttggcTCACATGCGCTCACGCACTTCTACAGACAGATATTACTGCATAGGTGTGCTGGGAAAAAAGAACTtaagcaaaggccctgaggcagggaaTGCTAGGTATTGATGGAGAACTCCGCAGAGTGTCCAGAGAAGCTGGACATCACCTCACATGACCAACACTTCTCCGAGATGCAGCAAAGCCTCTTGGCCAGCGTGCTGGGCTCCAGACTGGGAAGGGGGCAATTCCCTCTGCACCAAACTCCCCAGGGGAGACCCGGGACCTGCAAGGCTATCAAAGCCCATCTTCATTCAGGCTATGCCTTAGCTCTCTAAGCTCCTGCCCTCACCTGTACACTCATGGTTGCCTTGGTCCCTAAGATGTAAGTGATTCCCACAAAACAGGCAGCAAGTCTGTCCCTGTGCCAAGCTCAAAGCTGCCTCGCTAGATCCTCCTCTGTAATCTCAGACCACCGGGACCACTCTGACTCCTGGATAAGAGGCATGGGGGTGCCCAAAGCCCCGTGAGGCTTCCCATGGTGCCCAGTCTGTGCCCAGAGACAAGAGCAGCACGTGGTGATTCCCCGAGCACCTCCTTTCATCCTGTGTCCTCTTGGCAGACATCCCAGTTGTCCttcccccaggccccgcccccatgCCTGGTGGCACAGACACTTAGCGATTTGCTCCTTAATTGTCCCCCAGCTAGGCTGCGCAGATGCCGCTCTTTAATCTCTCCTGATAAATGAATCGTGCTGCTCCTTTAATCATATGTTCATATCCAAGCCAATTTGAATCAATTTGGCAGGGAGTATGTTGCAAGAGATGCCATGACTGCtgcttcctccccccaccccaccccccagggcccTGGAGCCTGCGTGTCTGCTGTCCTCCCCCTCAGCAAAGAGCCCGAGGCTCATCGGGGGAAGGACCTCCTTCCTGAGTGATGGGGACTTCTCAAAGTCAGTCATTCCTTCCTGTCCTCCAAGCAGGCCCACATGGGACAGGAGGAAGATGGATTCCCAGAGGCCTCAGAAATGGGAGAGACAGGGCGAGTCCACAGCCTTTGCTGGTCACTGAATAAAGCTCCCCATTATCACCCCTGGGAGAAAGTGCTGCCTTAAATCTAACCTTCATGCTTTCCGTTCCCCTTTCATTTCCTCCGAGCTGGTTCTCAGGGAAGTTGTAACATTTCATCACCTCTTATATAGCAACCTATTCCAGACCAGCCTATGATAATTTGTCTTTGCCTGCTCCTGCAACTGGCTGCCACCCCAATGCCTTTCATCTTTCCCCAGGAAGTCTTCTTTTCTACGTCCTCCGGGCTGGTGGGCAGTCCAGGACATGCTTGCTAATATACCAAATTCTGCCCCATTTGGAGTTACTGCTTTTTTTCACCTACAGAGTGGTGTCCACAGACCCTCATGAAAACAAAACCAGTGCTAAATTGATCGCTTCTGCTGCCAGCACTGAGACCTTGGAGAAAGGCCTTGACctcttgagcttcagtttccccatctgtaaaacaaggtGGAATTGCTGGCAAGAAACTTTTGGTTCCTAGGTTCTTACAGAACCCCTCAATGCTGCCAACAGAACCTCTAACTCCCACCTCttcaccacctgcagtgagggGCCAGAGGAACCAACGGGTGGCGCTAGTGGGCCCCGAGACCCGCGGGCTGGGAGACAGATGTCTTACCCCAGCGCGAGGGCTGTCTGGGCCTGGTTCCGTCCAGCAGCCCGGATGCACCTCCTACGTCCTCTTCAGTTCTTTACCTTTCTAATGGCGGGTTCTGCGCGTCCAGGCCGGCGCCCCTCCGGTTCACGGCGAACCTGGGCATATTagcatattcatattttattttcatgacccCGGCCTCAGGAGCCTGGGACCTCTGGCTCCGCCCCCGTCTGAAGGTTCCCCCGCCCATTTTCCGGAAGCCACGCCCTATAAAGGGCCGCTGACAGGACCGAGTCGTTGCCCTTGAAGGGTTCCAGAAGCCTAAGGAAGCGGTTCCCTCGATCGGCAACCTGATAGTACTGTTTCCCGCCCTTTTAAGGGCTCCTGGaaatcctagggcttccctggtggctcagaggttaaagcgtctgcctgcaatgtgggagacccgggttcgatccctgggtcaggaaaatcccctggggaaggaaatggcaacccactccagtattcttgcctggagaatcccatggatggaggagcctggtgggctacattagtccatggggtcgcaaagagtcggacacgactgagggacttcactttcactttagaaataAATCCTCGGCGGGAGCTGAGGCTGATGTAGACCAGCCTCGCCTGTTAGGAGTGTTGCGGAGGACGAGGAGGGCTCAACCAATATAACCATCGTGAGCGCTAACTATGTCCCCAGTGCTTAAGCACTTCATAATCGCACTTAACCTTTGTCACAGCTCCGTGAAGTGTCCTTCccctgaggaaacaggctcagggaGGGTGATGTCTGTCCTAGCAGGGACCTCAGCTTGGCTCCAGCAACTGGCCAGGCGTTCCCGAGCTACTCTGGCCTTGTCAGAGGATGAAGGGAGGGGCGAGAAAGCCAAGAATTTTGCTGTCATGATCCTCCTCTCAAGTAGCTGTGTGCCTGGTATTCATCAAGGCCTGCCCAGAGGAAGGAAGCATTTTCTGAcaatttgggggggtgggggtggggaaatgtCAACCTCACATTTGTGTTGCTCCTTACAGTTCTCAGAGCATCCCCCATGTGTGATCACATGTGTGCTTCAAGAACACAGTGCCAACGATGTTCCACATGGCCTGGAATGCATATTTGAATCTCTAGGCACCTCAATCTAATTTCATTGCAGTACAATGGAACAATCCAGACCATTCTCTGGGATTCCATCTGGGAGGAGTGATTTTCAGAGCAATAGCCATTTTGGAGTTAACAAGGATGCTAGGTTTATTTAGAAGGAATTTTACAGAGAAATGGAGTCTTCTGTAGCGTAAGCTCCAGTGATGGGTCATATACATGAGGGAGAGTCCAAAAAGGATGTGTGCTTTGCAATTGAAGTCAGTGACATAAATCTCCCAGAGGAATACTTAAATGTGCATATAGAATTTGCTTTAGATATCAAAAGTCAGCTATGACAGCTTTACGGAAAAAAAACGCAAAAAAGATATTAAGTTTTGACACTACCCAGGCAAATTATATTTGAGGTGGTTTAAGAGTCAAAGAGTTTccacattttaataaatttttatatgttttgtgcCACATCTATATGATCTGACTAGAttagaaaaagaagcaaatggatTTGGGGAAGAGAGGACACTAGGGAATTTGAAAGTggagaattaaaagcaaaaaaaagcatCCTGGTATGGGAATACAGCCAGTAGCTTTAGAAATATTACCTCTTTGAAAGACAGGTCAACAGCTGATAACCAGGCAAATATAAAACTGTATGTGATGAAATAAGCCTCGTGACATATTTAATCCTGGGGACTGGCATCAGTTGCAGGTTAACATCCTTGCTTAAGGGCTGCTTTTGGCCTCCACAGGAATGCTGTCCTCTGGAGAGCAAGGGGGATTGACCCTAGTGAATGGCAGTACCCTGGAAGGTTGTACACTAGAAGCACGGGGCCATGACCTGCCTTTGCATGTCCAGCAGCTCATCTGCGGAGGCTGGTCCTCCCAGTGGACCATAGACTGAGCCACTGGGCAGGATTTAATAGCAGAAAAGGAGCTCCTGCTCCCTCAAACTGGCAAAATAAGCCTAGAAAACCAACTCAATAGTGAGGCAGTCTGAAGCTCTGTGAATGGGTTCCTAGGGGAACATGTCTGTATGACAAAAGTACATGTGAAAACAGATAAATATTAGATGAGACTTCTGAAAATTAGAAATAGCTTTATTTGGGCACGTGGGATTCTAGATGAAGTCTCTGTGcttgaaataaaagttttcataCAATTTCTCTTTTAAGTCAGTACAGATGTGTATGTGTCAGAAACCAAAGAAGGCCCCCAATTAGTCATATTAGTGTGACTCTAAGAGGAGTGTCTTTCCCAGCACTGCATAGATAGAAATAGTAGCCGTGGAGGGTAAA from Cervus canadensis isolate Bull #8, Minnesota chromosome 1, ASM1932006v1, whole genome shotgun sequence includes:
- the TIAF1 gene encoding LOW QUALITY PROTEIN: TGFB1-induced anti-apoptotic factor 1 (The sequence of the model RefSeq protein was modified relative to this genomic sequence to represent the inferred CDS: inserted 1 base in 1 codon; deleted 1 base in 1 codon), coding for MTRGISASSSLFREQAFLCAAGETGEQSWVQLLKSXEWGGTLRCFWVQAEQAYTDRGVDVPAGTSSPHPSLSYSCVTCNDLFKVNPLHLRQFGAYPSTASLPLSPSCLDHKLNLRGKALGGGLVSGETEDGGFGQY